A stretch of Flexistipes sp. DNA encodes these proteins:
- a CDS encoding lipocalin-like domain-containing protein yields MRKFIIVLIALLISAAAYAENYTTLSPDDSVKLNQDLYYRKNFASQWWYLTGHLETEDGRKFGYELTFFAVGVNKKEFQSAFGLNNLFISHFAVTDIKRNEYYQKEEISRGAYGAAGASASRLNVFVYDNVLRGSLNQMHVEAEAENFSIKMDLKSAKRPILNGDNGYSNKVYGCGECASLYFSITDMDTAGVIAINGENYNVSGKSWFDREINSDYNTDKIEGWDWFSIMLDDNRELMIYRIRNRKGKANKSSYAVLIDKNGKKQKLDFSKISLDVTEYFKSEITGSEYPVGWHIRIPEKNIDIKIKPYVKNQEFIATYSTFNYYWEGACSVTGTDKGKAYIELTGY; encoded by the coding sequence ATGAGAAAATTTATAATTGTTTTAATCGCTCTATTAATATCAGCCGCCGCTTACGCCGAAAATTACACAACATTATCACCGGATGATTCCGTTAAATTGAATCAGGATTTATACTACAGAAAAAATTTTGCTTCCCAGTGGTGGTATCTTACCGGCCATCTTGAAACGGAAGACGGAAGAAAATTTGGTTATGAGCTCACTTTTTTCGCCGTTGGTGTTAATAAAAAAGAGTTCCAAAGTGCCTTCGGACTAAATAATTTGTTTATTTCACATTTTGCTGTAACGGATATAAAAAGGAATGAATATTACCAGAAAGAAGAAATTTCAAGGGGGGCATATGGTGCCGCCGGAGCTTCAGCTTCCAGACTGAATGTTTTTGTATACGACAATGTCTTAAGAGGTAGTTTAAACCAGATGCATGTGGAAGCAGAAGCGGAAAATTTTTCTATAAAGATGGATTTAAAGTCCGCAAAAAGACCTATTTTAAACGGCGACAATGGTTATTCAAACAAAGTCTACGGATGTGGAGAATGTGCTTCGCTGTATTTTTCCATCACAGATATGGATACTGCCGGTGTTATTGCAATTAACGGAGAAAATTATAATGTTTCCGGAAAAAGCTGGTTCGACAGAGAAATAAATTCGGATTATAACACAGATAAAATTGAAGGCTGGGACTGGTTTTCCATCATGCTTGATGACAATCGTGAATTGATGATTTACCGTATCAGGAACAGAAAAGGAAAAGCAAATAAAAGCTCATACGCTGTTCTTATAGACAAAAACGGGAAAAAGCAAAAGCTTGATTTCAGTAAAATTTCTCTCGACGTAACGGAATATTTCAAATCTGAAATCACAGGCTCCGAATATCCCGTCGGCTGGCATATCAGGATTCCCGAAAAAAATATTGATATAAAAATAAAGCCTTATGTGAAAAATCAGGAATTTATAGCAACCTATTCAACCTTTAACTATTACTGGGAAGGTGCCTGCAGTGTAACAGGAACAGACAAAGGAAAAGCTTATATCGAATTGACAGGGTATTAA
- a CDS encoding ArsR/SmtB family transcription factor: MKDNFTEENFIELADFFTAFSDTTRLKILFELLESEKTVTEICDNTGFSQSAASHQLSKLRILKLVKVRKQGKFAYYSLDDEHIEHIIETALEHFEEL, from the coding sequence ATGAAAGATAATTTTACAGAAGAAAATTTTATAGAACTGGCTGATTTCTTCACCGCTTTTTCTGATACCACAAGGCTGAAAATTCTGTTTGAATTGCTTGAATCGGAGAAGACGGTTACGGAAATCTGTGACAATACAGGTTTCAGCCAGAGTGCTGCGAGCCATCAGCTTTCAAAACTTAGAATTCTTAAACTTGTAAAAGTCAGAAAGCAGGGGAAGTTTGCTTATTATTCACTGGATGATGAGCATATAGAACATATCATAGAAACCGCACTGGAACATTTTGAGGAGCTGTAA
- a CDS encoding polyprenyl synthetase family protein has protein sequence MTTFNLKKYMQFWAQKTENWLKTNLSSFDKNTEGLTEAMRYSLLAGGKRLRPVLIYSSYGIFDNDFDKVIPYAAAVEMLHTYSLIHDDLPAMDDDDYRRGNPTNHKMFGEATAILAGDALLTKAFEVMLDPVINPETEEKLRCEAALKLAKAGGDRGMIAGQFVDVESENSYFTAEKLDFIHNYKTAALLGYCTELGAVLGYGGEEDKERLKRFGINIGLAFQIVDDLLDISATTEQLGKDAGSDLKKGKATYPGLYGVDESKKKARALIDESVALVDCYGAASRPLAEIARFVIDRNN, from the coding sequence ATGACGACATTCAATCTTAAAAAATATATGCAGTTCTGGGCACAAAAAACGGAAAACTGGCTGAAAACGAATTTAAGCAGTTTCGATAAAAATACCGAAGGATTGACTGAAGCTATGAGATACAGCCTTCTCGCCGGGGGCAAACGTCTCAGACCTGTTTTGATATATTCTTCTTATGGAATTTTCGATAATGATTTTGATAAGGTTATTCCTTATGCTGCGGCTGTGGAAATGCTGCACACTTATTCACTCATCCACGATGATCTACCGGCAATGGATGATGATGATTACAGACGGGGTAATCCCACCAATCATAAAATGTTCGGTGAAGCAACGGCTATACTGGCAGGGGATGCTTTACTGACAAAGGCATTTGAAGTGATGCTGGATCCTGTTATAAATCCGGAAACTGAAGAAAAACTGCGCTGCGAAGCTGCATTGAAACTTGCAAAAGCGGGTGGAGACAGAGGGATGATCGCCGGTCAGTTTGTTGATGTTGAATCTGAAAATTCGTATTTTACAGCTGAAAAGCTTGATTTCATACATAATTATAAAACAGCAGCTTTGCTGGGATACTGTACTGAATTGGGGGCAGTCCTCGGTTACGGCGGTGAAGAGGACAAAGAACGCTTAAAAAGATTCGGTATAAATATTGGGCTGGCGTTTCAGATTGTTGACGATCTGTTGGATATTTCCGCCACTACAGAACAGCTGGGCAAAGATGCAGGCAGCGACCTGAAAAAAGGTAAAGCCACCTATCCGGGGCTGTATGGAGTGGATGAATCAAAAAAGAAGGCCAGAGCATTAATTGATGAATCCGTAGCACTTGTTGACTGTTATGGAGCAGCTTCACGGCCATTGGCAGAGATTGCTCGTTTTGTAATAGACAGAAATAATTAG
- the xseB gene encoding exodeoxyribonuclease VII small subunit — MSKDQTFEKKIKRLEEIVNQLEEGDYGIEETLKLFQEGMKLSKECKKILDDVELRVNKVLGTDEEENLITENFDDDIQS; from the coding sequence ATGAGTAAAGATCAAACTTTTGAGAAAAAGATTAAACGCCTTGAGGAGATCGTTAATCAGCTTGAAGAAGGCGATTACGGTATTGAAGAGACCCTGAAGCTTTTTCAGGAAGGGATGAAATTAAGCAAAGAATGTAAAAAAATACTTGATGATGTGGAGTTAAGGGTGAATAAAGTTCTGGGTACGGATGAGGAAGAAAATTTAATTACGGAGAACTTTGATGACGACATTCAATCTTAA
- a CDS encoding heavy metal translocating P-type ATPase, translating to MKIREYFLENMRCPSCALKIENELKEIKGVEDANVDLLGQRIIVKTEGDVFDEAVRIVKNHETDVEVSRSKSGKSAGYFKDVVILSVYILVLIFSRTTDLGEYSYIYSVFFVIIYILTGKNVLKTAAVNLKRGYIYDENFLMSIATLGAIAISAFEEAAGVMLFYRIGELLQARAVENSKNTILDTTKFVSGVAHRIDGEEIVDIKPEGVVKGDIILVKAGETLPVDGELVSEYTEFDQSSISGESLPVGIEKGEFVVSGSTPLSGSVKIRAEKDFAESTTSKILELIADAPQNKSDREKFITKFSRFYTPVVVYLAVAIVFIPYFLQLFGLYSTTADFADHVYKGLVFLVISCPCALMLSVPLSFFANIGVAAKKGILVKGANFLETVKECDYILFDKTGTLTRGQFSVKKTESLNGYSEKFVLEIAAALELHSSHPIASAFEDFAGDFQFNNISEIAGMGIKGEVNGDVYYIGNEKLLKELSVEDENIFSENSYICLYVVKNNNITGKIMLSDTLRKDAVETVKKIKERGVTPVIVSGDSKEVVSSVASELGIEEYYFSLLPYEKLDILQKLKEKGHSVAAVGDGLNDTALLSYADTGIAMGQTAANLSVDMADIVILGSRLYKINDLYDISKKSL from the coding sequence ATGAAAATCAGAGAATATTTTCTTGAAAATATGAGGTGCCCCTCCTGTGCATTGAAAATCGAAAATGAGCTCAAAGAGATCAAAGGTGTTGAGGATGCCAATGTGGATCTTTTAGGCCAGAGAATAATCGTAAAGACTGAAGGTGATGTTTTTGATGAGGCTGTTCGAATTGTAAAAAACCATGAAACTGATGTTGAAGTTAGCAGGAGTAAATCGGGGAAATCTGCCGGGTATTTTAAAGATGTGGTGATTTTATCTGTATATATACTTGTTCTCATTTTTTCCAGGACAACTGATTTAGGTGAGTATAGTTATATTTATTCAGTATTTTTTGTAATTATCTACATTTTAACGGGTAAAAATGTTCTGAAAACTGCAGCTGTTAATTTGAAGCGCGGTTATATCTATGACGAAAATTTTCTTATGAGTATTGCAACATTGGGGGCGATAGCAATAAGCGCATTTGAAGAAGCGGCAGGTGTGATGCTTTTTTACAGAATCGGAGAACTGTTGCAGGCAAGGGCGGTTGAAAATTCAAAGAATACGATACTGGATACAACCAAATTTGTCTCAGGCGTTGCCCACCGAATTGATGGGGAAGAGATTGTCGATATAAAACCCGAGGGGGTTGTTAAAGGTGATATAATACTGGTGAAAGCCGGAGAAACTCTGCCTGTGGATGGAGAGCTGGTTTCAGAATATACGGAGTTTGATCAGTCTTCGATATCCGGTGAAAGTCTTCCTGTGGGAATAGAAAAAGGAGAGTTTGTAGTATCAGGTTCGACCCCTTTAAGTGGAAGTGTGAAAATAAGAGCTGAAAAAGATTTTGCTGAATCCACAACGTCAAAAATTTTGGAGCTGATTGCAGATGCTCCGCAAAACAAATCTGACAGGGAAAAATTCATTACCAAATTTTCCCGTTTTTATACACCGGTGGTGGTATATCTCGCTGTGGCTATTGTCTTTATTCCTTATTTTTTGCAGCTTTTCGGTTTATATAGCACTACAGCAGATTTTGCAGATCATGTATATAAAGGCCTGGTTTTTCTTGTGATTTCATGTCCATGCGCTTTAATGCTGTCAGTGCCGCTGAGCTTTTTTGCCAATATCGGTGTGGCGGCAAAAAAGGGAATTCTTGTGAAAGGGGCCAATTTCCTGGAAACTGTAAAAGAGTGCGATTATATACTTTTTGATAAAACAGGAACACTTACGCGGGGCCAATTTTCCGTTAAAAAAACTGAATCGTTAAACGGTTATTCAGAGAAGTTTGTTCTTGAAATAGCGGCTGCTCTTGAGCTCCACTCATCTCATCCCATTGCCTCAGCTTTTGAAGATTTTGCCGGTGATTTTCAGTTTAATAATATTAGTGAGATTGCCGGTATGGGAATAAAAGGTGAGGTAAACGGTGATGTTTATTATATTGGTAATGAGAAATTGCTTAAAGAATTGTCAGTGGAAGATGAAAATATTTTTTCGGAGAACTCATATATTTGCCTGTATGTGGTTAAAAATAATAACATTACGGGTAAAATTATGCTGTCTGATACATTGAGAAAAGACGCAGTTGAAACGGTGAAAAAAATTAAAGAAAGAGGTGTGACCCCGGTTATCGTTTCAGGAGATTCAAAAGAAGTGGTCTCATCTGTGGCTTCAGAGCTTGGTATTGAAGAATATTATTTTTCACTGCTCCCGTATGAAAAGCTCGATATTCTGCAAAAGCTGAAAGAGAAAGGACATAGTGTTGCTGCAGTTGGTGACGGTTTGAACGATACAGCACTTCTGAGTTACGCCGATACGGGAATTGCTATGGGGCAGACTGCGGCTAATTTGTCGGTGGATATGGCGGATATTGTGATTTTGGGGAGCAGACTGTATAAAATTAACGATTTATATGATATTTCAAAAAAATCACTTTGA